One region of Aeromicrobium sp. Sec7.5 genomic DNA includes:
- a CDS encoding substrate-binding domain-containing protein: MKRHATRRVFAAAAALTLLTACGSDSDDGASEDSEEWYVQADFDEQNEQRDATFAGDPATPWLQYIDGEMTDTAAFASAGAKKVCFANASVSNPWRQTGFLTMQQQLEVLKGQGAISEMETRDAQDDDNTQIADIDYFISEGNCDAFIISPNSTAAITPAVERACDTGRPVVVFDRGVETDCATTFIHPIGGYAWGIDTAEFLVDNLEEGDKVIALRILPGVDVLETRWAAAEKILDENGIEHEDHFTGADPTEIKKIISDALVQGDVDGIWMDAGDGAVAAIEAFEDAGVDYPVMTGEDEMSFLRKWEETGLTGLAPVYSNFQWRTPLLAVQMIFAGQQVPAEWVLPQTPITEAERGDFLAANEGLPDGHYAKFGGEDLPGFPQVWIDRKVG; the protein is encoded by the coding sequence ATGAAGCGACACGCGACCCGGAGGGTCTTCGCCGCAGCCGCGGCACTGACCCTCCTCACAGCCTGCGGCAGCGACTCGGACGACGGCGCGTCTGAGGACAGCGAGGAGTGGTACGTCCAGGCCGATTTCGACGAGCAGAACGAGCAGCGCGACGCGACGTTCGCGGGTGACCCGGCGACGCCGTGGCTGCAGTACATCGACGGCGAGATGACCGACACCGCCGCGTTCGCCTCGGCGGGCGCCAAGAAGGTCTGCTTCGCCAACGCTTCGGTGAGCAACCCGTGGCGCCAGACGGGCTTCCTGACGATGCAGCAGCAGCTCGAGGTGTTGAAGGGGCAGGGGGCGATCTCCGAGATGGAGACGCGTGACGCCCAGGACGACGACAACACCCAGATCGCTGACATCGACTACTTCATCTCCGAGGGCAACTGCGATGCCTTCATCATCTCGCCGAACTCCACGGCGGCCATCACCCCGGCCGTCGAGCGGGCCTGCGACACGGGCAGGCCGGTCGTCGTGTTCGACCGTGGCGTCGAGACCGACTGCGCCACGACGTTCATCCACCCGATCGGTGGCTACGCGTGGGGCATCGACACCGCCGAGTTCCTCGTCGACAACCTCGAGGAGGGCGACAAGGTCATCGCGCTGCGCATCCTGCCCGGCGTCGACGTCCTCGAGACCCGGTGGGCCGCGGCCGAGAAGATCCTCGACGAGAACGGGATCGAGCACGAGGACCACTTCACGGGCGCCGACCCGACCGAGATCAAGAAGATCATCTCGGACGCACTGGTCCAGGGTGACGTCGACGGCATCTGGATGGACGCCGGTGACGGTGCGGTCGCCGCGATCGAGGCCTTCGAGGACGCCGGCGTCGACTACCCGGTCATGACCGGCGAGGACGAGATGAGCTTCCTGCGCAAGTGGGAGGAGACGGGCCTCACGGGTCTGGCTCCGGTCTACTCGAACTTCCAGTGGCGCACCCCGCTGCTGGCGGTGCAGATGATCTTCGCGGGCCAGCAGGTCCCGGCCGAGTGGGTCCTGCCGCAGACGCCGATCACCGAGGCCGAGCGTGGTGACTTCCTCGCA